The Acidobacteriota bacterium genomic interval CTGGCCGTCGGCGGGTTCGGCAACTTCGTGCTGCCGCTGCAGATCGGCGCGCCGGACATGGCGTTCCCGAAGCTGAACATGGCCAGCTACTGGTCGTTCTTCGTCGGCGGCGTGGTGATGTTCGCCAGCTTCTTCGTGCCCGGCGGCGCGGCGAACTCGGGCTGGACATCCTACGCGCCGCTGTCGGTCTTCGCGACCACCGGCCAGACCATGTGGCTGATCGGGATGATCTTCCTGATCACGTCGTCGCTGCTCGGCTCGGTCAACTTCATCGTCACCACGATTCAGTTGCGCGTCCCGGGCCTGAGCTTCATGCGCCTGCCGTTCTTCGTCTGGGCGCAGCTCGTCACCGCGTTCCTCCTGCTGCTGGCCTTTCCGCCCCTCGAGGCGGCCGGCGTCATGCAGTTGATGGACCGCGTGGCGGGCACCAGCTTCTTCCTGCCGGCCGGCCTGGTCTACGCCGACGCGCCGTGGGAGGCGACCGGGGGCGGCAGCGTGCTGCTGTGGCAGCACCTGTTCTGGTTCCTCGCGCATCCCGAGGTCTACGTCCTGATCCTGCCGGCGCTGGGCATCGTCGGCGAGATCATCGCCAACAACACGCGCAAGCCGGTGTGGGGCTACCGCGTGCTGGTCTACTCGGTCGTGTTCCTCGGCTTCATGTCGTTCGTCGTCTGGGCGCACCACATGTTCCTGACCGGCATGGGGACGACGATGAGCTCGTTCTTCCAGACGACGACGATGATCATCTCGATCCCGTCGGTCGTCATCCTGTCGGCGCTGTTCATCACGCTCTACGGCGGGTCGATCCGCTTCACGGTGCCGATGCTGTTCGCGCTGGCGTTCCTGCCGATGTTCGGCATCGGCGGGCTGACCGGGCTGCCGCTGGGCCTGTCGGCGCCCGACATCCACCTGCACGACACCTACTACGTCATCGGCCACTTCCACTACGTGGTCGCGCCGGGCACGCTGATGGCGCTCTTCGGCGGCATCTACTACTGGTTCCCGAAGGCGACCGGCCGGAAGATGAACGACTTCCTCGGGCGGGTCCACTTCTGGGGCTCGTTCGTCTCCATCAACGT includes:
- a CDS encoding cytochrome C oxidase subunit I gives rise to the protein MTTTEHAAPAADAHGHDEHAHDDHGHHDLGFWQTYVFSVDHKVIGIQYAVTGLLFLLFGFLLMMLMRWQIAYPGEPIPLIGEWLGDERAPGGIMLPEFYNQLGAMHGTIMVFLGVVPLAVGGFGNFVLPLQIGAPDMAFPKLNMASYWSFFVGGVVMFASFFVPGGAANSGWTSYAPLSVFATTGQTMWLIGMIFLITSSLLGSVNFIVTTIQLRVPGLSFMRLPFFVWAQLVTAFLLLLAFPPLEAAGVMQLMDRVAGTSFFLPAGLVYADAPWEATGGGSVLLWQHLFWFLAHPEVYVLILPALGIVGEIIANNTRKPVWGYRVLVYSVVFLGFMSFVVWAHHMFLTGMGTTMSSFFQTTTMIISIPSVVILSALFITLYGGSIRFTVPMLFALAFLPMFGIGGLTGLPLGLSAPDIHLHDTYYVIGHFHYVVAPGTLMALFGGIYYWFPKATGRKMNDFLGRVHFWGSFVSINVVFMPMLYQGLAGMNRRMYDGGEQYMMNADVLWLNEVISIGAWVLGLFQLPFIYNFFRSIKHGEKVDDNPWQATTIEWQAPSPPPHGNFSAPPMAYRGPYEYSVPGAARDFLMQGEPDTAAAEQAKV